A section of the Pseudomonas fluorescens genome encodes:
- a CDS encoding MarR family winged helix-turn-helix transcriptional regulator: MPKRKKDQLSQDAEDLYEALNQLVRVYQFRDRDRICCYDVSVTQCYAVETLVKKGAMRLQVLAEKMFLDKSTASRVIDALERKGYVSRAEDNEDRRAVKIQATDAGRELYEKIRGDLIAEEITMIENLSAEARQGALTLLRQITRATEKRCGLTNERGSDPTQAY, from the coding sequence ATGCCGAAGCGGAAAAAAGACCAGTTGTCCCAGGATGCCGAGGATCTGTACGAGGCGTTGAATCAGCTCGTCCGTGTCTACCAGTTTCGAGATAGAGATCGGATTTGCTGCTACGACGTTTCAGTCACCCAGTGCTACGCGGTCGAAACGCTGGTCAAGAAAGGAGCCATGCGGCTTCAGGTCTTGGCTGAAAAGATGTTTTTAGACAAAAGCACGGCAAGCCGCGTAATCGATGCGCTCGAACGCAAGGGGTATGTGTCACGCGCTGAGGATAACGAAGACCGCCGTGCCGTGAAGATCCAGGCCACGGACGCGGGCAGGGAACTCTACGAAAAAATCAGGGGCGATCTCATTGCCGAAGAGATAACAATGATCGAGAACCTTTCAGCCGAAGCCAGGCAAGGAGCATTAACCTTGCTCAGGCAGATTACACGAGCTACCGAAAAACGCTGCGGCCTCACAAATGAGCGTGGCTCAGATCCAACGCAAGCCTATTGA
- a CDS encoding TnsD family Tn7-like transposition protein, which translates to MHLPDDEDVQSHSISLEIPQNLQSALHEIAQRSMQVLETDVPPLCPDAIRSVFLDSAIALKMASDTGRLHLGILARHMSAFFEGLPSSGEYSILSKSSADIPAAWIVKLLRKPRGTHHPLKFILLACALKVDMERILRPNGPITESLSRTANTETPCGRAANRSPTNRSSTNEYMSEASETIWTLALSGANAKTIASETRSSVTCVYRMIRAISNGPDLWKEARLSKLLVDRRNRFDGEYRARLAHECRDYVWLHRNDRQWLSELTQEPGKAHRPRGQQAERFKDLDLANEVVQCAEMLRALPGKPVRISRTKIGRELHVLSRFEKQLNKLPHCAAALAAECETLDAFHRRRLSWAERKLKLDGKPITQSALYRTACLRKLQI; encoded by the coding sequence ATGCATTTACCGGACGATGAGGACGTTCAGTCTCACTCCATTTCGCTAGAGATCCCTCAAAATCTACAAAGTGCTCTGCACGAAATAGCGCAGCGTTCGATGCAGGTGCTTGAGACCGATGTTCCGCCATTATGTCCTGATGCGATTCGCTCGGTGTTTCTGGATAGCGCTATTGCCTTGAAAATGGCTTCCGATACTGGTCGGCTGCACTTAGGCATTTTGGCGCGACACATGTCTGCATTCTTTGAGGGGCTCCCCTCCTCAGGGGAGTACTCGATACTGAGCAAGTCGTCTGCGGATATACCGGCGGCCTGGATTGTGAAGCTTTTACGTAAGCCGAGGGGCACCCATCATCCACTGAAATTCATCCTGCTGGCCTGTGCGCTCAAGGTCGACATGGAAAGGATACTGCGGCCAAACGGTCCTATTACCGAGTCGCTTAGTCGAACTGCCAATACCGAAACTCCCTGTGGACGAGCTGCCAACAGATCTCCAACCAATCGCTCAAGCACCAATGAGTATATGAGTGAGGCATCTGAAACGATCTGGACGCTGGCGCTCTCGGGGGCTAACGCTAAAACCATAGCGTCAGAAACAAGGAGCTCGGTTACATGCGTCTATCGAATGATACGCGCGATTTCGAATGGACCTGACCTATGGAAAGAGGCGAGGCTTTCGAAACTTCTGGTTGATAGGAGGAACCGATTTGACGGGGAATACAGAGCTCGCCTAGCTCATGAGTGTCGAGATTATGTGTGGCTTCATCGAAACGATCGGCAATGGCTGTCCGAGCTGACACAAGAGCCAGGTAAAGCCCACAGACCGCGCGGACAGCAGGCAGAAAGATTCAAAGACCTCGACCTTGCCAACGAAGTGGTTCAATGCGCTGAAATGTTACGAGCGCTTCCAGGTAAACCTGTCCGCATCTCACGGACAAAAATAGGCAGAGAGCTTCATGTGTTATCTAGGTTTGAAAAGCAGCTCAACAAGCTGCCGCACTGTGCGGCTGCACTGGCAGCCGAATGCGAAACCCTTGATGCATTCCATCGGCGGCGCCTGAGCTGGGCCGAGCGGAAGCTAAAACTTGACGGCAAGCCAATCACTCAATCAGCGCTGTATCGAACAGCGTGTCTCAGAAAACTCCAAATATGA
- a CDS encoding metalloregulator ArsR/SmtB family transcription factor — translation MTEPMNPTALFKCLADDTRTKITLLIVSEGELCVCELTAALDQSQPKISRHLALLRSAGLLMDRRQGQWVYYRLNPGLPSWVSAILKDVVDANQDWLDTEAKRLSDMNARPINQLVCG, via the coding sequence ATGACAGAGCCTATGAATCCCACGGCACTATTCAAGTGCTTGGCAGATGACACTCGAACCAAAATCACACTGCTCATCGTGAGCGAAGGAGAGCTGTGCGTATGCGAGCTTACCGCTGCGCTCGACCAGAGCCAGCCCAAGATTTCTCGCCACTTGGCGCTGCTTCGTTCAGCGGGACTGCTGATGGATCGTCGTCAAGGCCAGTGGGTTTACTACCGCCTGAATCCCGGCCTTCCTAGTTGGGTGAGTGCAATTCTGAAGGACGTCGTGGATGCGAATCAGGATTGGCTAGATACCGAAGCCAAACGACTAAGCGACATGAATGCTCGTCCTATCAACCAGCTCGTATGTGGCTGA
- a CDS encoding arsenate reductase ArsC: protein MSAPIKVLFICVANSARSHLAEALLRHTDPRFAAYSAGLEPTSVDPRTVAALANVDVDASGLHSKSIDELRDEKFDYVITLCDKSARECAWMPAAGEVITWDFADPVTSDHPDAFRHTLHDIHERIKLFVLVKTKHLEDL from the coding sequence ATGTCTGCCCCAATCAAAGTGCTTTTCATCTGCGTTGCCAACTCTGCCCGCTCCCATTTAGCAGAAGCATTGCTTCGGCACACAGATCCGCGTTTTGCCGCTTACAGTGCGGGCTTGGAGCCAACCAGCGTCGACCCGCGTACTGTCGCTGCTCTGGCCAATGTCGACGTAGATGCATCCGGACTGCATAGCAAATCCATTGATGAGCTTCGCGACGAAAAATTCGATTACGTCATCACGCTGTGTGACAAGTCCGCACGGGAATGTGCATGGATGCCCGCCGCTGGCGAAGTCATCACTTGGGATTTCGCAGATCCGGTCACCAGCGATCATCCCGACGCGTTTCGCCACACACTTCATGACATCCATGAGCGCATTAAGCTCTTCGTCTTGGTCAAGACAAAACACTTGGAGGATCTATGA
- a CDS encoding ATP-binding protein, which translates to MKGAQVFASYTKQAIADYAGNPLIEALPPIFSEEVAMQLISNFPRPVDPEELTLDRSTRVHCIDRLRTVVQPLLVHMDLESVFSLLVRRGYVGRNPTSPDTVRHLHSLSGAQRYHDGFKSTAETFSLVGLSGIGKSTALEAILSLYPQTIRHERYEGKQFVHTQITWLKLDCPRDGSLAGFCQQFFYAVGRALGDEDYYKRYRARNINDSLQQMEQVASTFFIGALLIDELQNLHLAKTGGKDNMLNFFLHLVNNIGIPVVFIGTNSMISLFSDVMRNARRCCGVGVLEFKRFEKDDDEWRMLVENLWSYQWYQQPVELTEDVFDALYEHTQGVTDFLVKLLVLSQRYAIQSGSECVTAETIALVSNTKMQILKPALSALRSRDPKRMRQFDDLLPIEDQLSDMMAFDGVARPERLALLRSVISRSDNSATKPNVAAVNQVKSQSPAAVAVETSEAQALSESEDSIEALKSAGWISSDLFEFSPLYRKG; encoded by the coding sequence ATGAAAGGCGCCCAAGTTTTCGCAAGCTACACGAAGCAGGCGATAGCGGACTACGCGGGAAATCCACTCATCGAAGCGCTGCCACCGATCTTCTCAGAAGAGGTGGCAATGCAACTAATCTCGAACTTCCCCCGTCCTGTTGATCCAGAAGAGCTGACCCTCGACCGATCGACTCGGGTTCACTGCATCGACCGCTTGAGAACGGTGGTCCAGCCTTTGTTGGTCCACATGGATCTGGAGTCCGTATTTTCATTGCTGGTACGACGTGGGTACGTCGGACGCAACCCGACCTCTCCAGACACTGTCAGACATCTTCACTCACTTTCGGGCGCACAGCGCTACCACGATGGATTCAAGTCCACTGCCGAAACGTTCAGTCTGGTTGGCCTTAGTGGCATTGGAAAGTCCACCGCACTCGAAGCCATTTTGAGTCTCTACCCTCAAACGATTCGCCACGAGCGTTATGAAGGAAAGCAGTTCGTTCATACCCAGATCACCTGGCTCAAGCTTGACTGCCCCCGAGATGGTTCGCTGGCAGGCTTCTGTCAGCAATTTTTCTATGCGGTCGGGCGAGCTTTAGGTGATGAGGATTACTACAAGCGGTATAGGGCTCGGAACATCAATGACTCGTTGCAACAAATGGAACAGGTTGCGAGTACATTTTTCATCGGAGCTTTGCTGATCGACGAACTTCAGAACCTGCACCTCGCGAAAACTGGGGGCAAGGACAACATGCTGAATTTCTTCCTCCATCTAGTGAACAACATCGGAATTCCTGTGGTGTTCATCGGGACAAATTCGATGATCAGCCTATTTTCGGACGTCATGCGCAACGCAAGGCGTTGCTGCGGCGTCGGGGTACTCGAATTTAAACGTTTTGAGAAGGACGATGACGAGTGGCGCATGCTTGTTGAAAACCTCTGGAGCTATCAGTGGTACCAGCAGCCGGTCGAACTGACAGAGGATGTGTTTGATGCGCTGTATGAGCATACACAAGGGGTCACCGACTTTTTGGTGAAGCTTTTGGTGCTCAGTCAAAGGTATGCGATCCAGAGTGGTTCGGAATGCGTTACCGCCGAGACAATTGCGTTGGTGAGCAACACCAAGATGCAGATATTGAAGCCAGCTTTGTCCGCTCTGCGAAGCCGAGATCCGAAACGGATGCGGCAGTTCGATGATTTGCTTCCGATTGAAGACCAACTAAGCGACATGATGGCGTTCGATGGTGTGGCTCGGCCGGAGCGACTGGCATTGCTGCGCAGTGTCATCAGTCGCAGCGACAATAGTGCTACCAAACCTAATGTGGCGGCCGTTAACCAAGTCAAATCGCAGTCACCTGCGGCGGTGGCGGTTGAGACCTCAGAGGCACAGGCGCTAAGTGAAAGTGAAGACTCCATTGAGGCGTTGAAGAGCGCCGGTTGGATAAGCAGTGATCTCTTTGAGTTTTCTCCGTTGTATCGGAAGGGGTGA
- a CDS encoding arsinothricin resistance N-acetyltransferase ArsN1 family A: MRIRPAEPVDATSIATIYNQGIAERSSTFETTPRNPDDMLERLEAHDRYPVLVMLDEHDKVIGWASLSDYRNRACYDGIADFSIYMSREVRGQGLGKNLLQALLKEAEARGFWKVLSRVFTSNRASLALCEACGFRQVGVYEKHACLDGRWIDCAIVERLIPTNQMPWLTPMAATKTESNGLSGC, encoded by the coding sequence ATGCGTATCCGTCCTGCTGAGCCAGTTGATGCAACCTCGATAGCCACTATTTATAACCAAGGGATTGCGGAACGAAGTTCCACGTTCGAGACCACTCCGCGTAACCCTGATGACATGCTAGAGCGACTTGAGGCTCATGATCGTTATCCCGTTCTGGTGATGCTTGATGAGCACGATAAGGTCATCGGATGGGCGAGCCTTAGTGACTACCGCAATCGCGCGTGCTATGACGGCATCGCTGACTTTTCGATTTACATGAGCCGTGAGGTGCGAGGCCAAGGGCTGGGTAAGAATCTCCTTCAGGCGCTGCTTAAAGAGGCAGAAGCTCGTGGATTTTGGAAAGTCCTTTCTCGCGTGTTCACATCTAACCGCGCCAGTCTCGCCCTGTGCGAAGCTTGCGGATTCCGCCAAGTCGGGGTTTACGAGAAACATGCATGCCTTGACGGTCGTTGGATCGACTGCGCAATTGTCGAGCGACTCATTCCTACGAATCAAATGCCGTGGCTAACACCAATGGCTGCAACCAAGACTGAATCAAATGGATTAAGCGGCTGTTAG
- a CDS encoding TniQ family protein: MSSILFFPMSMPDETLLSRITRYHFLSGNKTEAETFRDLFGVAPFQLSIIPKQLENLASRLPGVKESNLAELLEINTTFPAYKPFIGLSKEPSKEFDKVLSDVARVPRREGTRNSRAKICLACVQADLIECGYAYWHRAHHVPGVTACWRHGEELLQSCPNCSHPFYRKNRLLPGLTDDCACGWNAVKPANRSLASNEEREFAVFVNDILQRNLPSIDYTVLAACYRRQAKKQGFVHGNLIGTAKLFSSIRDKFSDKIISKIDLAYAAGIRSQWIRLSTTRGQIDMPLARHLLISLHLFGCAEKFEKCLAEESLLASSANPTVRLKEKTLPEHKKKAYREKISMLLEVKPGIGMDYLWVSAYQVTRWLNENDKDWLLSKITGNVMQKSSAEPAVNDEDEKYATILIEGVENLYRITQKQVRVNISNMLALLPRKVSRQRATRKSFPLLSAQLELQFESLWHFRLRRFIWTMSEIARLKLPPNNSSLRLLTTVPHVACQALINHFEWNLDSMVKDGIKVEVMLRNTGVSRQWEGPLGYDIPMGGNAYMEMIASNSKPQ, encoded by the coding sequence ATGTCCAGTATTCTGTTTTTCCCAATGTCTATGCCAGACGAGACACTATTATCTCGTATTACGAGATACCATTTTTTGTCCGGAAACAAAACCGAGGCAGAAACCTTTCGTGATCTTTTTGGCGTTGCGCCATTTCAGCTATCTATCATACCGAAGCAATTAGAAAACCTTGCTTCTCGATTGCCGGGAGTTAAAGAAAGCAACTTGGCTGAGTTGCTTGAGATTAACACTACGTTCCCAGCCTACAAACCTTTTATAGGATTATCAAAAGAACCCTCTAAGGAGTTTGACAAGGTTTTATCTGATGTCGCTCGAGTGCCTAGGAGAGAAGGTACGAGGAATAGCAGAGCTAAAATTTGCTTGGCCTGTGTGCAGGCCGACCTCATAGAGTGTGGCTACGCATATTGGCACCGAGCTCATCATGTACCGGGCGTTACAGCGTGCTGGCGACATGGTGAAGAACTTCTTCAATCTTGCCCTAATTGCTCTCATCCTTTTTATCGTAAAAACCGATTGTTACCGGGGTTGACCGATGATTGTGCTTGCGGGTGGAACGCTGTTAAACCTGCGAACCGCTCACTCGCCTCAAATGAAGAGCGCGAGTTTGCAGTTTTTGTAAATGATATTCTGCAACGCAATCTGCCATCGATAGATTATACGGTTTTGGCTGCTTGTTATCGGCGTCAAGCAAAGAAGCAAGGGTTTGTTCATGGGAACCTAATTGGCACAGCTAAATTATTTAGCAGTATTCGTGATAAGTTCAGCGATAAAATTATTTCAAAAATTGATTTGGCATACGCAGCTGGAATTCGAAGTCAATGGATTAGGCTATCGACAACAAGAGGTCAAATTGATATGCCGTTGGCAAGGCATCTTTTAATATCTCTCCATCTTTTTGGATGTGCAGAAAAGTTTGAGAAATGCTTGGCAGAAGAGTCTCTACTTGCTAGCTCGGCAAACCCGACGGTCCGTCTTAAAGAGAAAACTTTGCCAGAACATAAGAAAAAGGCTTATCGAGAAAAAATCTCAATGCTACTTGAAGTGAAGCCAGGCATTGGTATGGACTATCTTTGGGTAAGTGCTTATCAAGTAACCCGTTGGCTCAACGAAAACGATAAGGACTGGTTGTTGAGTAAAATTACAGGGAACGTAATGCAGAAGAGTAGTGCCGAGCCGGCGGTGAACGATGAGGACGAAAAATACGCAACTATTCTTATAGAGGGCGTTGAGAACTTGTACCGCATCACCCAAAAACAGGTGCGAGTAAATATCAGTAACATGCTTGCACTTTTGCCGCGAAAAGTAAGTAGGCAGCGTGCGACTCGTAAGTCTTTCCCGTTGTTGTCAGCTCAACTTGAACTTCAATTTGAGTCTCTTTGGCATTTTAGGTTGCGGAGATTTATATGGACGATGTCGGAGATCGCGAGGCTTAAGTTACCGCCAAACAACTCCAGCTTGAGATTATTGACAACAGTACCTCATGTGGCCTGCCAGGCTCTCATAAATCACTTCGAGTGGAATTTAGACAGCATGGTTAAGGACGGCATTAAGGTTGAGGTTATGCTTAGAAATACCGGCGTCTCGCGGCAATGGGAAGGGCCACTAGGTTATGATATTCCCATGGGTGGCAATGCATACATGGAGATGATCGCGTCCAATTCAAAGCCCCAGTAG